A region from the Alosa alosa isolate M-15738 ecotype Scorff River chromosome 7, AALO_Geno_1.1, whole genome shotgun sequence genome encodes:
- the misp3 gene encoding uncharacterized protein misp3 — MATDSMASPQSTDSLDERVSEAYSAADLDSLSDGEARKTTEGESNSAEPTDPHTEAVDGPGGTGDGHSVPPSDTNSTSLAEGVTGADGQVTCVKSVSGKGPVLSGDCPPTPQLEGTDQTEEGEVKEGSQEEAAPPSVHAVETPEEVDSEQQSTNSSEPVEQAEGHAYEKEGDLTERGHTLMNASNPQEVSGVTEDPSDETEQEPLDAPDSPVFLSDGGVDAGDLSVDHQPLDFSLAREQWVRRDSTSGKAPTPSGSRRSSVCRPLDLPTALTSQLPLAEEAPIEADAAIAAGDQQGEEQPHSPSVLKENQEGQQVCEETPPMETVARKLANQVAESSGASPVVLKEPLREAGAEGEGEGERESGQTNGEQTAASTHTAEAQEEGRAEGVDGRCTETAQLKGGANAAGPLKACRMEDPYDDNQSDSGVSADFSAEVSTRTPLSNSPEPCKPPANETPIEREIRLAAEREQSLRQARGLSLSDKEQEFVDIPIRRPILSQTLPPAKTVKDKGKERQFAGKKMQREISQETQREQDLVQLGRVQGFYEKGTVRQLRERKLLFEAFQQPQEMPTNAGASQRTASVSASDLSTLEALGDESSASSTCGSERRHSLELLSPRQSHAPATCGPGLSEGTSSQIIIMEGHHISQMPLSYPEWTPHTSPGHLTEEQAVTVVDAGTVAAAPSPPYVKTEQEEREGEGEEVNSVMVRENPFFKLRSSMSMRPEVERDIRQAQERERELRKQRTSLYQGSVGAEAGSSPTQNTHNGPAQTCSSAQYSLGKTDLTVTRPQTDTTHREQTEALKSPFGVVRTPRQKTPLVQRWEAGMVNGQED, encoded by the exons ATGGCGACAGACTCCATGGCCAGCCCCCAGAGCACCGATTCCCTAGACGAGCGGGTCAGCGAGGCATACTCGGCCGCTGATCTGGACTCTCTGTCCGACGGAGAAGCTCGCAAGACAACTGAGGGGGAATCCAACTCTGCGGAGCCCACTGATCCTCACACCGAGGCAGTGGACGGTCCTGGAGGGACTGGTGATGGTCACTCGGTTCCTCCCTCAGACACTAACAGCACATCACTTGCTGAGGGGGTCACTGGGGCAGACGGTCAGGTCACCTGTGTGAAGTCTGTGAGTGGGAAGGGTCCGGTCCTCTCTGGGGATTGTCCACCTACGCCTCAGCTGGAGGGGACCGACCAAACTGAGGAGGGTGAGGTGAAAGAAGGAAGCCAGGAAGAGGCAGCGCCACCCTCTGTCCACGCTGTGGAGACCCCAGAAGAAGTAGATAGTGAGCAGCAATCCACCAACAGCTCAGAACCAGTTGAGCAAGCTGAGGGTCATGCATATGAAAAGGAAGGAGATCTGACTGAGCGTGGACACACCCTGATGAATGCGTCCAACCCACAGGAGGTTTCAGGGGTAACAGAGGATCCCTCAGATGAAACTGAACAAGAGCCACTGGACGCACCCGACTCTCCGGTCTTCCTGTCTGACGGCGGCGTGGACGCAGGTGACCTAAGTGTGGACCACCAGCCTCTGGACTTCAGTTTGGCGCGGGAGCAGTGGGTCAGGCGGGACAGCACCAGCGGCAAGGCCCCGACGCCGTCCGGCTCCCGGCGGTCATCTGTGTGTCGCCCCCTAGACCTGCCCACGGCTCTGACCAGCCAGCTGCCCCTGGCTGAGGAGGCACCGATTGAAGCTGATGCTGCTATAGCAGCAGGTGACCAGCAGGGGGAGGAACAGCCACACAGCCCATCTGTGCTCAAGGAAAACCAGGAAGGGCAACAGGTGTGTGAGGAAACTCCACCCATGGAAACTGTTGCCAGGAAGTTGGCCAATCAGGTGGCAGAGAGCTCTGGTGCCAGCCCTGTTGTGTTGAAAGAGCCTTTGAGAGAGGCCGGAgcggagggggagggagagggggagagagaaagtggacaAACAAACGGAGAACAGACGGCTGCCAGCACTCACACGGCTGAGGCGCAGGAGGAAGGACGGGCAGAGGGAGTGGACGGCCGCTGCACAGAAACAGCACAACTCAAAGGAGGAGCTAATGCTGCTGGTCCACTGAAGGCCTGCAGGATGGAGGACCCGTACGACGACAACCAGAGTGACAGCGGCGTCTCGGCCGACTTCTCGGCAGAGGTGTCCACCAGAACCCCCTTGTCCAACTCTCCCGAGCCCTGCAAGCCCCCGGCCAACGAGACCCCCATCGAGCGGGAGATCCGCCTGGCGGCCGAGCGAGAGCAGAGCCTGCGGCAGGCCCGCGGCCTGAGCCTCTCGGACAAGGAGCAGGAGTTTGTGGACATTCCTATCCGGAGGCCCATCCTCTCCCAGACACTGCCGCCCGCCAAGACGGTCAAGGACAAGGGCAAGGAGCGGCAGTTCGCCGGGAAGAAGATGCAGCGCGAGATCAGCCAGGAGACGCAGCGCGAGCAGGACCTGGTCCAGCTCGGACGCGTGCAGGGCTTCTACGAGAAGGGCACCGTCCGGCAGCTGCGCGAGAGGAAGCTGCTCTTCGAGGCCTTCCAGCAGCCCCAGGAGATGCCCACCAACGCCGGCGCCAGCCAGAGGACCGCGTCGGTGTCAGCGAGTGACCTGTCCACCCTGGAGGCTCTGGGCGACGAGTCGTCCGCCTCCTCCACCTGTGGTAGTGAGCGGAGGCACAGCCTGGAGCTTCTCTCCCCGCGCCAGAGCCACGCGCCGGCCACCTGCGGGCCGGGCCTGTCGGAGGGCACCAGCAGCCAGATAATCATCATGGAGGGTCACCACATCTCCCAGATGCCCCTGTCGTACCCCGAGTGGACGCCACACACTTCCCCAGGCCATCTGACCGAAGAGCAGGCGGTGACCGTAGTGGACGCTGGGACGGTAGCGGCCGCTCCCTCGCCACCCTACGTGAAGacggagcaggaggagagggagggggagggggaggaggtcaACTCGGTCATGGTGCGGGAGAACCCCTTCTTCAAGCTGCGCTCCTCCATGTCCATGCGGCCGGAGGTGGAGCGGGACATCCGGCAGGCCCAGGAGCGCGAGAGGGAGCTGCGCAAGCAGAGGACCAGCCTGTACCAGGGCTCAGTGGGGGCGGAGGCGGGAAGCAGCCCGACACAGAACACCCACAACGGACCCGCTCAGACCTGCTCTTCAG CCCAGTACTCCCTTGGTAAGACCGACCTCACAGTGACCAGACCCCAGACAGACACAACTCACAGGGAGCAAACggag GCCCTGAAAAGTCCCTTCGGTGTTGTCAGGACCCCTCGGCAGAAGACTCCACTGGTGCAGCGCTGGGAGGCGGGAATGGTCAACGGCCAGGAGGACTGA
- the LOC125297804 gene encoding uncharacterized protein LOC125297804 isoform X1 has product MVLYQHHILMILLLISCSHLLGVALESDPKPTSGPLVPSLVQLPSVGDSLVFLCTAPGDHRALHFDLYGSKRLCNTVKHQTEECGAIFTVNRKEVTSGKDFCCLFKDSQNKPSAFSSYVYAKLDEKVSPLPPPVLTFSSGAACSGQPLTFHCSVPLCLRPKAVLLLSQSSVTDSAGRQSALRSPSSVVSSSSDPSFSVVPVDGAFYSCLYQMTVSTDLTINSSASQAVTVTLSHGPNAEEEAKEGEEGESPDWALVLGAMSAAVLFLAIVIGLGVIVHKRVKDAAREKKTRENAKFWTTVHARDHIVDLPISRLSICFKDTGPVSDEYAVPKSLSTFANPNFC; this is encoded by the exons ATGGTACTTTATCAACATCACATTCTCATGATACTCCTACTGATAAGCTGCTCTCACCTATTAG gtgtagcCCTGGAGTCTGACCCCAAACCGACCAGCGGGCCTCTGGTCCCCTCTCTCGTCCAGCTGCCTTCTGTCGGGGACAGCCTTGTGTTCCTGTGTACTGCTCCGGGGGACCATCGGGCGCTGCACTTTGACCTCTACGGAAGCAAACGTCTGTGTAACACAGTCAAGCACCAAACTGAAGAGTGTGGTGCCATTTTTACTGTGAATCGCAAAGAAGTGACCAGTGGAAAGGATTTCTGCTGCCTTTTCAAAGACTCTCAGAACAAACCCAGCGCGTTCAGCTCTTATGTGTACGCCAAATTAGATG AGAAGGTCAGCCCTCTCCCCCCGCCTGTCTTGACGTTCTCCAGCGGAGCGGCCTGTAGTGGTCAGCCGTTGACCTTCCACTGCTCTGTGCCTCTGTGTCTCCGTCCGAAGGCCGTCCTGCTGCTCAGCCAAAGCAGCGTCACCGACAGCGCCGGACGTCAGAGTGCGCTGCGGAGTCCCAGCTCGGTGGTGTCCAGCTCCAGTGACCCCAGCTTCAGCGTGGTGCCGGTGGACGGGGCGTTCTACTCCTGCCTCTATCAGATGACCGTCTCCACAGACCTGACCATCAACTCCAGCGCTAGTCAAGCCGTCACGGTCACTCTCTCACATGGACCAAACGCAG AAGAAGAAGcaaaagaaggagaagaaggagagagccCAGACTGGGCCCTGGTGCTGGGAGCCATGTCTGCAGCTGTGCTGTTTCTAGCCATAGTCATAGGCCTGGGGGTCATTGTACACAAGAGAG TGAAAGATGCGGCGAGGGAGAAGAAGACAAG GGAGAATGCTAAATTCTGGACTACAGTGCATGCAAGAGACCACATTGTAG ATCTCCCCATTTCACGGCTGAGCATTTGCTTCAAG GATACTGGACCGGTCAGTGATGAATATGCTGTTCCAAAGAGTCTCTCCACATTTGCTAATCCGAACTTCTGTTGA
- the LOC125297804 gene encoding uncharacterized protein LOC125297804 isoform X2 has product MVLYQHHILMILLLISCSHLLGVALESDPKPTSGPLVPSLVQLPSVGDSLVFLCTAPGDHRALHFDLYGSKRLCNTVKHQTEECGAIFTVNRKEVTSGKDFCCLFKDSQNKPSAFSSYVYAKLDEKVSPLPPPVLTFSSGAACSGQPLTFHCSVPLCLRPKAVLLLSQSSVTDSAGRQSALRSPSSVVSSSSDPSFSVVPVDGAFYSCLYQMTVSTDLTINSSASQAVTVTLSHGPNAGVSRSLSREQNAGVLHYNPLNRSICENTLMTLRILNFIHNHHFDNICH; this is encoded by the exons ATGGTACTTTATCAACATCACATTCTCATGATACTCCTACTGATAAGCTGCTCTCACCTATTAG gtgtagcCCTGGAGTCTGACCCCAAACCGACCAGCGGGCCTCTGGTCCCCTCTCTCGTCCAGCTGCCTTCTGTCGGGGACAGCCTTGTGTTCCTGTGTACTGCTCCGGGGGACCATCGGGCGCTGCACTTTGACCTCTACGGAAGCAAACGTCTGTGTAACACAGTCAAGCACCAAACTGAAGAGTGTGGTGCCATTTTTACTGTGAATCGCAAAGAAGTGACCAGTGGAAAGGATTTCTGCTGCCTTTTCAAAGACTCTCAGAACAAACCCAGCGCGTTCAGCTCTTATGTGTACGCCAAATTAGATG AGAAGGTCAGCCCTCTCCCCCCGCCTGTCTTGACGTTCTCCAGCGGAGCGGCCTGTAGTGGTCAGCCGTTGACCTTCCACTGCTCTGTGCCTCTGTGTCTCCGTCCGAAGGCCGTCCTGCTGCTCAGCCAAAGCAGCGTCACCGACAGCGCCGGACGTCAGAGTGCGCTGCGGAGTCCCAGCTCGGTGGTGTCCAGCTCCAGTGACCCCAGCTTCAGCGTGGTGCCGGTGGACGGGGCGTTCTACTCCTGCCTCTATCAGATGACCGTCTCCACAGACCTGACCATCAACTCCAGCGCTAGTCAAGCCGTCACGGTCACTCTCTCACATGGACCAAACGCAGGTGTGTCACGGTCACTTTCACGTGAACAAAATGCAGGTGTACTCCACTACAATCCTCTCAACAGATCAATATGTGAAAATACCTTAATGACATTACGTATACTGAACTTCATACACAACCATCATTTTGATAATATATGTCATTAA
- the klf1 gene encoding Kruppel-like factor 1 isoform X1 produces MAATQAVLPSFSSFSNFSNSSQDMKVWRFEDGSLGSLGFDAQDRRSLLEFHSAEQQDLPPAFREAQLDDEHSANWDMEFLLSSWGSTSPDQGTSQDSNSHRPPAAGQDPGRLFQGSVQERPALKEHAGLDRHYASTGSLMAELLSPEESVSCSIPELYNGGYLGEQQGKPYALHSDTTHQYGVPLGHNPEGPNDHSKVKSWEYGYFPQLPSLMAFPESRFPPVASVDAEAPGGHSQRSAYNILPNYHHHPKLYPHQLGPAAFVHRQAAGVYSSTTSLLPDSTVPSTGLEGKRGRKGVAKKRAAVHSCEYPGCSKTYTKSSHLKAHLRTHTGEKPYLCSWEGCGWKFARSDELTRHFRKHTGQKPYECMLCQRAFSRSDHLALHMKRHI; encoded by the exons ATGGCTGCAACTCAAGCTGTACTGCCCTCGTTCAGTTCATTCTCAAACTTCTCCAACTCCAGTCAGGACATGAAG GTGTGGAGGTTTGAGGATGGCTCGCTGGGCTCTCTGGGCTTTGATGCTCAGGACAGAAGGTCACTGCTAGAGTTCCACAGCGCTGAGCAGCAGGACCTGCCACCGGCCTTCAGGGAGGCCCAGCTGGACGACGAGCACAGTGCAAACTGGGACATGGAGTTTTTACTGTCCAGCTGGGGCAGCACGTCACCTGATCAGGGCACCAGTCAGGACTCCAACTCCCACCGGCCCCCTGCGGCTGGTCAAGACCCGGGCCGGCTGTTCCAGGGGAGCGTCCAGGAGCGGCCGGCCCTGAAGGAGCACGCAGGGCTGGACAGGCACTACGCCAGCACTGGCAGCTTGATGGCCGAGCTCCTCTCCCCGGAGGAGTCTGTGAGCTGCTCCATACCAGAGCTCTACAACGGGGGCTACCTGGGAGAGCAGCAGGGGAAGCCGTACGCTCTCCACTCCGACACCACACACCAGTACGGCGTCCCGCTCGGACACAACCCAGAGGGCCCAAATGACCACAGCAAGGTCAAGTCCTGGGAGTACGGCTACTTCCCTCAACTCCCGTCTTTAATGGCGTTCCCAGAGTCCAGGTTCCCCCCCGTGGCGTCTGTGGACGCAGAAGCCCCCGGGGGTCACTCCCAACGCTCGGCCTACAACATCCTCCCaaactaccaccaccacccaaaGCTGTACCCCCACCAGCTGGGCCCTGCTGCCTTTGTCCACAGGCAGGCAGCAGGGGTCTACAGCTCCACCACCAGCTTGCTCCCTGACTCCACAGTGCCCTCTACGGGCCTGGAAGGGAAACGCGGGCGCAAAGGGGTGGCCAAGAAGAGGGCCGCGGTGCACAGCTGTGAATACCCCGGCTGCAGCAAGACCTACACCAAGAGCTCACACCTCAAAGCGCACCTGCGCACTCACACAG GTGAGAAGCCCTACCTGTGCTCGTGGGAGGGCTGTGGGTGGAAGTTTGCCCGTTCGGATGAGTTGACCCGCCACTTCCGCAAACACACGGGCCAGAAGCCTTACGAGTGCATGCTGTGCCAGAGAGCCTTCTCCCGCTCTGACCATCTGGCCCTGCACATGAAGAGACATATATGA
- the klf1 gene encoding Kruppel-like factor 1 isoform X2, protein MEFLLSSWGSTSPDQGTSQDSNSHRPPAAGQDPGRLFQGSVQERPALKEHAGLDRHYASTGSLMAELLSPEESVSCSIPELYNGGYLGEQQGKPYALHSDTTHQYGVPLGHNPEGPNDHSKVKSWEYGYFPQLPSLMAFPESRFPPVASVDAEAPGGHSQRSAYNILPNYHHHPKLYPHQLGPAAFVHRQAAGVYSSTTSLLPDSTVPSTGLEGKRGRKGVAKKRAAVHSCEYPGCSKTYTKSSHLKAHLRTHTGEKPYLCSWEGCGWKFARSDELTRHFRKHTGQKPYECMLCQRAFSRSDHLALHMKRHI, encoded by the exons ATGGAGTTTTTACTGTCCAGCTGGGGCAGCACGTCACCTGATCAGGGCACCAGTCAGGACTCCAACTCCCACCGGCCCCCTGCGGCTGGTCAAGACCCGGGCCGGCTGTTCCAGGGGAGCGTCCAGGAGCGGCCGGCCCTGAAGGAGCACGCAGGGCTGGACAGGCACTACGCCAGCACTGGCAGCTTGATGGCCGAGCTCCTCTCCCCGGAGGAGTCTGTGAGCTGCTCCATACCAGAGCTCTACAACGGGGGCTACCTGGGAGAGCAGCAGGGGAAGCCGTACGCTCTCCACTCCGACACCACACACCAGTACGGCGTCCCGCTCGGACACAACCCAGAGGGCCCAAATGACCACAGCAAGGTCAAGTCCTGGGAGTACGGCTACTTCCCTCAACTCCCGTCTTTAATGGCGTTCCCAGAGTCCAGGTTCCCCCCCGTGGCGTCTGTGGACGCAGAAGCCCCCGGGGGTCACTCCCAACGCTCGGCCTACAACATCCTCCCaaactaccaccaccacccaaaGCTGTACCCCCACCAGCTGGGCCCTGCTGCCTTTGTCCACAGGCAGGCAGCAGGGGTCTACAGCTCCACCACCAGCTTGCTCCCTGACTCCACAGTGCCCTCTACGGGCCTGGAAGGGAAACGCGGGCGCAAAGGGGTGGCCAAGAAGAGGGCCGCGGTGCACAGCTGTGAATACCCCGGCTGCAGCAAGACCTACACCAAGAGCTCACACCTCAAAGCGCACCTGCGCACTCACACAG GTGAGAAGCCCTACCTGTGCTCGTGGGAGGGCTGTGGGTGGAAGTTTGCCCGTTCGGATGAGTTGACCCGCCACTTCCGCAAACACACGGGCCAGAAGCCTTACGAGTGCATGCTGTGCCAGAGAGCCTTCTCCCGCTCTGACCATCTGGCCCTGCACATGAAGAGACATATATGA